A portion of the Burkholderia pseudomultivorans genome contains these proteins:
- a CDS encoding MFS transporter: protein MNPPSPTLPGRDPLASAVSKVKWHVLPLVLIMFIANYIDRVNVGFVDRHLEASIGIGAAAYGLGAGLFFVGYALFEVPSNLLMQRYGARVWLARIMATWGLVAAAMAFVWNDTSFYVLRFLLGAAEAGFFPGVVLYLSQWLPPQERGKAMAIFLGGSAFASVLSGPVTGALLSIHGFGLEGWQWMFLVEGLFSVALCGASWLLLKSHIRDATWLTADERAALETALDDERATRDVRSNVRVPGVALLRDPQIALFCFLYFSIQLTIYAATFWLPTIIRKMGGLTDFQVGLYNTIPWMIAIGAMYGFAVLSAKWKHPQRWLAFALVLAACGLFASTSRDPVWSFASICFAALGFKAASSLFWPIPQGYLDTRVAAAVIALINSVGNLGGFVAPTAFGYLKQHTGSITGGLYALAIASLVAAVAALFARTHRRSDPPRGLPADESFTSASMLRHAEH, encoded by the coding sequence TTGAACCCGCCCTCGCCCACCCTGCCCGGCCGCGATCCGCTCGCCTCGGCCGTCTCGAAAGTGAAATGGCACGTGCTGCCGCTCGTGCTGATCATGTTCATCGCGAACTACATCGACCGCGTCAACGTCGGCTTCGTCGATCGCCATCTCGAGGCGTCGATCGGCATCGGCGCGGCCGCGTACGGACTCGGCGCGGGGCTGTTCTTCGTCGGCTACGCGCTGTTCGAAGTTCCGTCGAACCTGCTGATGCAGCGCTACGGCGCGCGCGTCTGGCTCGCGCGCATCATGGCGACGTGGGGCCTCGTCGCGGCGGCGATGGCGTTCGTGTGGAACGACACGTCGTTCTACGTGCTGCGCTTCCTGCTCGGCGCGGCCGAGGCCGGCTTCTTCCCCGGCGTCGTGCTCTACCTGTCGCAATGGCTGCCGCCGCAGGAACGCGGCAAGGCGATGGCGATCTTCCTCGGCGGCTCGGCGTTCGCGTCGGTGCTGTCCGGGCCCGTCACCGGCGCGCTGCTGTCGATCCACGGCTTCGGCCTCGAAGGCTGGCAGTGGATGTTCCTCGTCGAAGGGCTGTTCTCGGTCGCGCTGTGCGGCGCGAGCTGGCTGCTGCTGAAGTCGCACATCCGCGACGCGACGTGGCTGACGGCCGACGAGCGCGCGGCACTCGAAACCGCGCTCGACGACGAACGCGCGACCCGCGACGTGCGCTCGAACGTGCGCGTGCCGGGCGTTGCGCTGCTGCGCGATCCGCAGATCGCGCTGTTCTGCTTCCTGTATTTCTCGATCCAGCTGACGATCTACGCAGCCACCTTCTGGCTGCCGACGATCATCCGCAAGATGGGCGGCCTCACGGACTTCCAGGTCGGCCTCTACAACACGATTCCGTGGATGATCGCGATCGGCGCGATGTACGGCTTCGCGGTGCTGTCCGCGAAATGGAAGCACCCGCAGCGCTGGCTCGCGTTCGCGCTGGTACTCGCAGCCTGCGGGCTGTTCGCGTCGACCTCGCGCGACCCGGTGTGGTCGTTCGCGTCGATCTGCTTCGCCGCGCTCGGCTTCAAGGCCGCGTCGTCGCTGTTCTGGCCGATCCCGCAGGGCTACCTCGACACGCGCGTCGCCGCGGCCGTGATCGCGCTGATCAACTCGGTCGGCAACCTCGGCGGTTTCGTCGCGCCGACGGCATTCGGCTATCTGAAGCAACATACGGGATCGATCACGGGCGGCCTGTATGCGCTCGCGATCGCGTCCCTCGTCGCCGCGGTCGCCGCGCTGTTCGCCCGCACGCACCGGCGCAGCGATCCGCCGCGCGGGCTGCCGGCCGACGAGTCCTTCACTTCCGCCTCGATGCTCCGCCATGCCGAACACTGA
- a CDS encoding lactonase family protein has translation MPNTDRLTVVVSNAVDGDLATFSLANDGAIAPLARYPAADNAMPIAVQADRARLYVATRGAQPSIVAFRVAPASGALARLGATAIDASHAYLSLDRSGRWLLGASYGGHSLSVYDAARVRDGDGTPLHVADGIANAHAVVVSPDNRFAYVSSLGSDRVFCFALEQDAHGLRVREHGETRVPAGFGPRHLRFARDGRTLIAVSEFQGTLATFARDADSGRLDVAHVSAPHPAVAGLAPGHARPPAPIEPAVWAADLQLTPDERHAYVSERTSSQLLCYRRNADERFEPAHATATETQPRGFAIDPSGRWLVACGERSEHVAVYAISPDDGALSLHARAPGGRGANWIAIV, from the coding sequence ATGCCGAACACTGATCGCCTGACCGTCGTCGTCTCGAATGCCGTCGACGGCGACCTCGCCACCTTCTCGCTCGCGAACGACGGTGCGATCGCGCCGCTCGCCCGCTACCCCGCCGCGGACAACGCGATGCCGATCGCCGTGCAGGCCGACCGCGCGCGGCTCTACGTCGCGACGCGCGGCGCGCAGCCGTCGATCGTCGCGTTCCGCGTCGCGCCGGCCAGCGGCGCGCTGGCCCGGCTCGGCGCGACCGCGATCGACGCGAGTCACGCCTACCTGTCGCTCGACCGCAGCGGCCGCTGGCTGCTCGGCGCGTCGTACGGCGGCCATTCGCTGAGCGTGTACGACGCCGCGCGCGTGCGCGACGGCGACGGCACGCCGCTGCACGTGGCGGACGGCATCGCGAATGCGCACGCGGTCGTCGTGTCGCCGGACAATCGTTTCGCGTACGTGAGCTCGCTCGGCTCGGATCGCGTGTTCTGCTTCGCGCTGGAACAGGATGCGCACGGCCTGCGCGTGCGCGAGCATGGCGAGACCCGCGTGCCGGCCGGTTTCGGGCCGCGTCACCTGCGTTTCGCACGCGACGGTCGAACGCTGATCGCGGTCAGCGAATTCCAAGGCACGCTCGCGACGTTCGCGCGCGACGCCGACAGCGGCCGGCTCGACGTTGCGCACGTGAGCGCGCCCCACCCGGCCGTCGCCGGGCTCGCGCCGGGCCATGCGCGCCCGCCCGCGCCGATCGAACCGGCCGTATGGGCCGCCGACCTGCAGCTGACGCCCGACGAACGCCATGCATACGTCAGCGAACGCACGTCGAGCCAGCTGCTCTGTTACCGGCGCAACGCCGACGAGCGCTTCGAGCCCGCGCACGCGACGGCCACCGAGACGCAGCCGCGCGGGTTCGCGATCGATCCGTCGGGACGCTGGCTCGTCGCATGCGGCGAGCGCTCGGAGCACGTCGCGGTCTATGCGATCTCGCCCGATGACGGTGCGCTGTCGCTGCACGCACGCGCACCGGGCGGACGCGGCGCGAACTGGATCGCGATCGTGTGA